In the Anastrepha obliqua isolate idAnaObli1 chromosome 1, idAnaObli1_1.0, whole genome shotgun sequence genome, one interval contains:
- the LOC129237564 gene encoding LOW QUALITY PROTEIN: uncharacterized protein LOC129237564 (The sequence of the model RefSeq protein was modified relative to this genomic sequence to represent the inferred CDS: deleted 2 bases in 1 codon), with translation TTTNQNCCYTADTETTETYSILTTTTTTTTTNTTSTQNESFPNNHVLNVEFNSGGTATTNTPEIKATTMSHKASSAPMNQLPQLDENNENCVIDIATMQIADDSNCTRIAMSTVTNHDSSNNSNNEFTYADEDSNRERSPTTNVERVECAVGDSESDNEVEMKTEIESECESNVQIEDEHEGGSKEQLHHHCLNELEINQVEEEQIIAELVDASTQGRCTEAKQSNRMRVAFGIILRLMLPLANGVMLSFKGIRDARFLRVLKTITSSRQALTNLMAFAANTISLNLSSVQVSQRIDPILKLLKIRKTCDGVESLPDTPSIDSAPYFPISALPSPPLTPTTPGKSASPSEQLGFSPFFRESSGAMPAFSNDKQKITAPEQPAPKCCTLDVLAEPPAGQPIRADIVFIHGLHGSVVNTWKQGLWENDRQPEGFERPPKPPVRPPKRPKHSRTVLLHPPHKHKRARFTRSDTNQLLTQEEMEYEGVKDLDDGFFDATEQELGNGISYVCGVPQDIQNCDGIEYSFPTFRLRLNDNGRQLQSEFEPMHDSDGADGEPHINPPKLANNSSKRKNPTKLSADDPNYSKCWPADWLPLDCPGVRVIALNYTTDPYLWRPLWKKKEPRSNLIERAREMAELLIKHRVGYGQPIVWVGHSKGGLFIKQIIVDAWESGRTATAPLWRSSRGVFFYSVPHRGSHLACIKAPFLTRSVEMLDIEKNNKYLLDLHRRFAGLYHLGHIKIEVFSFIETALTLMSVLYLRIVGVDSADPGFGDVCGIRLDHREICKPRGRDCILYKELVKMIKKVC, from the exons ACAACAACCAATCAAAACTGCTGCTATACCGCCGATACAGAAACAACAGAAACATATAGTATActcacaacaactacaacaacaacaacaactaacacA ACAAGTACCCAAAACGAATCTTTTCCTAACAATCATGTTTTAAACGTAGAATTCAACTCAGGTGGTACAGCTACAACAAATACGCCAGAGATAAAAGCAACGACAATGAGCCATAAAGCATCTTCTGCACCGATGAACCAGCTACCGCAATTGGATGAGAACAATGAGAACTGTGTGATTGACatagccacaatgcaaattgCTGATGATAGCAACTGTACTCGTATAGCCATGTCAACAGTGACGAATCACGACAgcagcaacaatagcaacaatgaGTTCACATATGCAGATGAGGATAGCAATAGGGAGAGAAGTCCCACCACCAACGTGGAGCGAGTGGAGTGTGCAGTGGGTGATAGTGAAAGTGACAATGAAGTGGAAATGAAAACGGAAATCGAAAGTGAATGTGAATCGAATGTACAAATTGAGGATGAGCATGAGGGCGGTAGCAAGGAGCAGCTTCACCATCATTGCCTGAATGAGTTGGAAATCAACCAAGTTGAGGAAGAGCAAATTATTGCGGAGTTAGTGGATGCAAGTACACAAGGACGATGTACAGAAGC CAAGCAAAGCAATCGTATGCGCGTCGCCTTTGGCATAATTTTGCGATTAATGCTGCCACTCGCTAATGGCGTAATGCTTAGCTTCAAAGGTATACGCGATGCGCGATTTCTGCGCGTATTGAAAACCATCACTTCCAGCCGACAGGCGCTAACCAATCTGATGGCGTTTGCGGCGAATACTATATCGTTGAATTTGTCGTCGGTGCAAG TTTCCCAACGCATCGATCCAATTTTGAAACTTCTGAAAATACGTAAGACTTGTGATGGAGTTGAAAGTCTTCCAGATACGCCTTCCATAGACAGTGCTCCCTACTTTCCAATCTCTGCACTACCTAGCCCTCCACTGACACCAACAACACCCGGCAAATCTGCTTCACCTTCTGAGCAGCTGGGATTTTCGCCTTTCTTTCGAGAATCTTCTGGAGCAATGCCAGCCTTTTCCAACGATAAGCAAAAAATCACAGCACCAGAACAACCCGCGCCGAAATGCTGTACATTAGATGTGCTGGCAGAACCGCCAGCAGGACAGCCTATACGCGCCGATATTGTCTTCATACATGGATTGCATGGTTCAGTGGTGAATACATGGAAGCAGGGTCTCTGGGAAAACGACCGTCAACCTGAAGGTTTCGAGCGGCCCCCAAAACCACCAGTACGGCCACCTAAGCGGCCAAAGCACTCACGCACCGTCTTGTTACATCCACCACACAAGCATAAGCGTGCGCGATTCACGCGCAGTGACACGAATCAGCTGCTAACACAGGAGGAAATGGAGTATGAAGGAGTTAAAGACTTGGATGATGGGTTCTTCGATGCGACAGAACAGGAATTGGGAAATGG TATCTCCTATGTTTGTGGCGTGCCGCAAGATATACAAAACTGTGATGGAATTGAATACAGCTTTCCCACGTTCCGCTTGCGCTTGAACGACAACGGTCGGCAATTGCAAAGTGAATTCGAACCGATGCACGATAGCGATGGCGCAGACGGCGAACCTCACATCAACCCGCCTAAGCTGGCGAATAATAGCAGTAAGAgaaaaaacccaacaaaacTTTCAGCCGACGATCCGAATTATTCCAAATGTTGGCCGGCTGATTGGCTGCCACTAGACTGCCCTGGCGTTCGCGTCATAGCCCTTAACTACACCACCGATCCATATCTTTGGCGACCATTGTGGAAAAAGAAAGAGCCGCGTTCTAACCTCATCGAACGTGCTCGTGAAATGGCCGAGTTGCTGATCAAGCATCGTGTCGGCTATGGTCAACCTATTGTGTGGGTTGGCCATTCTAAAGGTGGTCTCTTCATCAAGCAAATTATCGTCGATGCCTGGGAAAGTGGACGCACGGCTACAGCACCGCTGTGGCGTTCTTCACGTGGCGTATTCTTCTATTCGGTGCCCCATCGTGGCTCGCACTTGGCCTGCATTAAAGCGCCGTTCTTAACACGTTCCGTTGAGATGCTGGATATTGAGAAGA ataataaatatttattggatTTGCATCGTCGCTTCGCAGGCCTCTATCACTTGGGTCACATCAAAATTGAAGTGTTCAGTTTTATAGAGACTGCATTGACGCTAATGTCCGTGCTGTATCTGCGCATTGTGGGAGTGGATTCGGCAG ATCCTGGTTTTGGTGATGTGTGCGGCATACGCTTGGATCATCGCGAGATTTGCAAGCCACGTGGCAGAGACTGCATTCTATACAAAGAATTAGTCAAAATGATTAAGAAAGTGTGTTGA